In Halorubellus sp. JP-L1, one DNA window encodes the following:
- the ilvC gene encoding ketol-acid reductoisomerase — protein sequence MTDEFTTDVYYDDDADESYLESKTIAVLGYGSQGHAHALNLHESGFDVVVGLRESSDSWPVAEDDGLAVATPYDAAEQADVVSILVPDTVQPAVYEEIEAALSEGDTLQFAHGFNIHYNQIQPPEYVDVTLVAPKSPGHIVRRNYERDEGTPGLLAVYQDATGEAAKEGLAYAKGIGCTRAGVIETTFQEETETDLFGEQAVLCGGVTSLVKQGFETMVDAGYSPEMAYFEVLNELKLIVDLMYEDGLAGMWHSVSYTAEYGGLTRGDRVVDEGVRENMEEILEEVQNGEFAREWILENQAGRPSFEQRVQAEEEHEIEQVGEELRALFSWSDEADEQENDPAPADD from the coding sequence ATGACCGACGAATTCACTACCGACGTTTACTACGACGACGACGCAGACGAATCGTACCTCGAATCGAAGACGATCGCGGTCCTGGGCTACGGGAGCCAGGGGCACGCGCACGCGCTGAACCTCCACGAGAGCGGGTTCGACGTCGTCGTCGGCCTCCGCGAGTCCTCTGACTCGTGGCCGGTCGCCGAGGACGACGGGCTGGCGGTCGCGACGCCGTACGACGCCGCCGAGCAGGCGGACGTCGTCTCCATCCTCGTCCCGGACACCGTCCAGCCGGCGGTGTATGAGGAGATCGAAGCGGCGCTCTCCGAGGGCGACACGCTCCAGTTCGCGCACGGGTTCAACATCCACTACAACCAGATCCAGCCGCCGGAGTACGTGGACGTGACGCTCGTCGCGCCGAAGTCGCCGGGGCACATCGTCCGCCGGAACTACGAGCGCGACGAGGGAACGCCCGGACTGCTCGCAGTCTACCAGGACGCGACCGGCGAGGCCGCCAAGGAGGGCCTCGCGTACGCGAAGGGGATCGGTTGCACGCGAGCGGGCGTCATCGAGACGACGTTCCAGGAGGAGACGGAGACCGACCTCTTCGGCGAGCAAGCCGTGCTCTGCGGGGGCGTCACATCGCTCGTCAAGCAGGGGTTCGAGACGATGGTCGACGCCGGCTACAGCCCCGAGATGGCGTACTTCGAGGTACTGAACGAACTGAAGCTCATCGTCGACCTCATGTACGAGGACGGGCTCGCCGGCATGTGGCACTCCGTGAGCTACACCGCGGAGTACGGCGGGCTGACGCGCGGCGACCGCGTCGTCGACGAGGGCGTCCGCGAGAACATGGAGGAGATCCTCGAGGAGGTCCAGAACGGCGAGTTCGCTCGCGAGTGGATCCTCGAGAACCAGGCTGGTCGGCCGAGCTTCGAGCAGCGCGTGCAGGCCGAGGAAGAGCACGAGATCGAGCAGGTCGGCGAGGAGCTCCGCGCGCTGTTCTCGTGGAGCGACGAGGCGGACGAACAGGAGAACGATCCGGCGCCAGCGGACGACTGA
- the rpl12p gene encoding 50S ribosomal protein P1 translates to MEYVYAALILNETGEEINEDNITGVLEAAGVDVEESRVKALVAALEDVDVDEAVAEAAAVPAGGAAAGGAAAEGGDESADEGGDDEDEDVEETSDVPDTADDDEDEEASGEGLGDLFG, encoded by the coding sequence ATGGAGTACGTTTACGCAGCACTCATCCTGAACGAGACGGGCGAAGAGATCAACGAAGACAACATCACGGGCGTGCTCGAGGCCGCCGGCGTCGACGTGGAGGAATCCCGCGTCAAGGCGCTCGTCGCGGCGCTCGAGGACGTGGACGTCGACGAGGCCGTCGCCGAGGCGGCCGCAGTCCCCGCCGGTGGCGCCGCAGCGGGCGGCGCGGCCGCGGAGGGTGGCGACGAGTCCGCCGACGAGGGCGGCGACGACGAGGACGAGGACGTCGAGGAGACGTCGGACGTCCCGGACACGGCCGACGACGACGAGGACGAGGAGGCCAGCGGCGAGGGCCTCGGCGACCTCTTCGGCTGA
- a CDS encoding 50S ribosomal protein L1: protein MADQDIENAVSRALEDSPDRNFRETVDLAINLRDLDLNDPSKRIDESVVLPAGTGQETRIVVIADGETGLRAEDVADDVLDGDDLADLGDDDDAAKDLAGKTDFFIAEEAKMQDVGRYLGTILGPRGKMPTPLGPDDDVVETVERMKNTVQLRSGDRRTFHTRVGAEDMPDEDIGDNIDVIIRRLEANLEKGPLNIDSIYVKTTMGPSVEVPA from the coding sequence ATGGCAGACCAGGACATAGAGAATGCAGTCTCTCGCGCACTCGAGGATTCGCCCGACCGGAACTTCCGGGAGACGGTGGACCTCGCGATTAACCTGCGCGACCTCGACCTCAACGACCCGTCGAAGCGTATCGACGAGTCAGTGGTATTGCCGGCCGGCACAGGTCAGGAGACCCGCATCGTCGTCATCGCAGACGGCGAAACGGGACTTCGAGCCGAAGACGTCGCCGACGACGTTCTCGACGGCGACGATCTGGCCGACCTCGGAGACGACGACGACGCGGCGAAGGACCTCGCCGGGAAGACCGACTTCTTCATCGCCGAAGAGGCGAAGATGCAGGACGTCGGTCGCTACCTCGGGACGATCCTCGGCCCGCGCGGGAAGATGCCGACCCCGCTCGGTCCGGACGACGACGTCGTCGAAACCGTCGAACGAATGAAGAACACGGTCCAGCTCCGTTCCGGCGACCGCCGCACGTTCCACACGCGCGTCGGCGCCGAGGACATGCCGGACGAGGACATCGGTGACAACATCGACGTCATCATCCGCCGTCTCGAGGCGAACCTCGAGAAGGGCCCGCTCAACATCGACTCCATCTACGTGAAGACGACGATGGGACCGAGCGTGGAGGTGCCGGCATGA
- the leuD gene encoding 3-isopropylmalate dehydratase small subunit, protein MSQRDAGGDAAESRNDGPAEIVEHVSGTGVPVRGNDVDTDQIIPARFLKVVTFDGLGQFAFFDQRFTDDDEEKDHPMNEARFRDASVMVTNKNFGCGSSREHAPQALMRWGIDALVGESFAEIFAGNCLALGIPTVTADEATVEALQDWVDDHPDGEIDVDVAAETVTYGDATVDVTVDDAQRKALVEGVWDTTALMASNASAVADTAESLPYVDDAVVANARERIASRDATANDGGDA, encoded by the coding sequence ATGAGTCAGCGCGACGCTGGCGGCGACGCCGCCGAATCGCGGAACGACGGCCCCGCGGAGATTGTCGAGCACGTCTCCGGTACCGGCGTGCCCGTTCGCGGGAACGACGTCGACACCGACCAGATCATCCCCGCGCGCTTCCTGAAGGTCGTGACGTTCGACGGCCTCGGCCAGTTCGCGTTCTTCGACCAGCGGTTCACGGACGACGACGAGGAGAAGGACCACCCGATGAACGAGGCCCGGTTCCGGGACGCGAGCGTGATGGTGACGAACAAGAACTTCGGCTGTGGCTCCTCGCGCGAGCACGCCCCGCAAGCGCTGATGCGGTGGGGGATCGACGCGCTCGTCGGCGAGAGCTTCGCGGAGATCTTCGCGGGGAACTGCCTCGCGCTCGGCATCCCGACGGTGACCGCCGACGAGGCGACCGTCGAGGCGCTCCAGGACTGGGTCGACGACCACCCGGACGGCGAGATCGACGTCGACGTCGCCGCGGAGACGGTGACGTACGGCGATGCGACCGTGGACGTGACGGTCGACGACGCCCAGCGGAAGGCGCTCGTCGAGGGCGTCTGGGACACGACCGCGCTCATGGCGAGCAACGCGTCCGCGGTCGCGGACACCGCCGAGAGCCTCCCGTACGTCGACGACGCGGTCGTCGCGAACGCTCGGGAGCGCATCGCGAGTCGAGACGCGACTGCGAACGACGGGGGCGACGCGTGA
- a CDS encoding sensor histidine kinase, which yields MRLRTTLLGLLLVLSLVLGSTVYAGFALHKDDIVASERASVNETAATVAHDLHEELEAREQEVRIGAQDERLEAHGSDRQSTALAGFLATSSFDGASVVARNGTVMAFDAERTNATERDRVLGSNFSDRSYVQGALDGRVYVSDPMRAESGNFVVVVSAPVRNGTAVVGTLNAAIHLRAPDEDQQSVFADLSHLGDVGQAIAIRSGGETLFETGPAPERSFRGQDRVAQTNWVVAVEQDRTVVADRIRTVSLVQAGALLVVLCSVGAVGYWTYRTNIEQIGELRAGLTALEAGDYDASVELSGTEEWDEIGERFDHVGARLEQRESQLRVLNRVLRHNLRNEMNVVLGHSQSITEYGADPETHARAIESAARETLDISNKARMIEDRIREATESREPAALSTVVSEAMALADGPSTVDVAVDVPDDVVVADGDAIRTALAEIVENARIHSDHPPAERDVAVRASAYDSRVRVSVSDNGPGLPAIERRLLAGELDASPVDHGEGLGLWIARWLVDRADGDLSIDVTDAGTTVHVDVLTVYVDE from the coding sequence ATGCGTCTCCGGACGACCCTCCTGGGGCTGTTACTCGTACTCTCGCTCGTCCTCGGGAGTACGGTCTACGCGGGGTTCGCACTCCACAAGGATGACATCGTCGCGAGCGAGCGCGCGAGCGTGAACGAGACGGCGGCGACGGTCGCGCACGACCTCCACGAGGAGCTGGAGGCGCGCGAACAGGAGGTCCGCATCGGTGCGCAAGACGAACGCCTCGAGGCGCACGGCTCGGATCGACAGTCGACCGCGCTGGCCGGATTCCTGGCGACGTCGTCGTTCGACGGCGCGTCGGTCGTCGCCAGGAACGGGACGGTGATGGCGTTCGACGCGGAGCGAACGAACGCGACGGAGCGCGACCGCGTCCTCGGGTCGAACTTCAGCGACCGCTCGTACGTGCAGGGCGCGCTCGACGGCCGCGTGTACGTGAGCGACCCGATGCGGGCCGAGTCCGGGAACTTCGTCGTCGTCGTGAGCGCGCCAGTCCGGAACGGGACGGCGGTCGTCGGGACGCTGAACGCCGCAATCCACCTGCGGGCGCCGGACGAGGACCAGCAGTCGGTGTTCGCGGACCTCTCGCACCTCGGGGACGTCGGGCAGGCCATCGCGATCCGATCGGGCGGGGAGACCCTCTTCGAGACGGGGCCGGCTCCCGAGCGGTCGTTCCGCGGACAGGATCGCGTCGCGCAGACGAACTGGGTGGTCGCCGTCGAGCAGGACCGGACGGTAGTCGCCGACCGCATCCGGACGGTGTCGCTCGTGCAAGCGGGCGCGCTCCTGGTCGTCCTGTGTTCGGTCGGCGCGGTCGGGTACTGGACGTATCGAACGAACATCGAACAGATCGGGGAGCTGCGTGCGGGACTGACCGCGCTCGAGGCCGGGGACTACGACGCCAGCGTCGAACTGTCGGGGACCGAGGAGTGGGACGAGATCGGCGAGCGCTTCGATCACGTCGGTGCGCGCCTCGAGCAGCGCGAGAGCCAGTTGCGCGTCCTGAATCGCGTCCTCCGACACAACCTCCGGAACGAGATGAACGTCGTCCTCGGGCACAGTCAGTCGATCACGGAGTACGGAGCTGACCCGGAGACGCACGCGCGAGCGATCGAGTCCGCGGCTCGCGAGACGCTCGACATCAGCAACAAGGCGCGGATGATCGAGGACCGCATCCGGGAGGCGACCGAGAGCCGCGAACCGGCGGCGCTGTCGACGGTCGTCTCGGAGGCGATGGCGCTCGCGGACGGCCCGTCGACCGTCGACGTTGCCGTCGACGTGCCCGACGACGTCGTCGTGGCGGACGGCGACGCCATCCGGACGGCGCTCGCGGAGATCGTGGAGAACGCGCGCATCCACAGCGACCATCCCCCGGCCGAGCGCGACGTCGCGGTGCGTGCGTCGGCGTACGACAGTCGCGTCCGCGTGTCCGTCTCGGACAACGGCCCCGGCCTCCCCGCGATCGAGCGCCGACTCCTCGCGGGCGAGCTCGACGCGTCGCCGGTCGACCACGGCGAGGGCCTCGGCCTGTGGATCGCGCGCTGGCTCGTCGATCGCGCGGACGGCGACCTCTCCATCGACGTCACCGACGCCGGCACCACCGTCCACGTCGACGTCCTGACCGTCTACGTCGACGAGTGA
- a CDS encoding 50S ribosomal protein L11, giving the protein MAGTIEVLVPGGQANPGPPLGPELGPTPVDVQAVVSEINEQTEAFDGTEVPVTVDYDDDGSFSIEVGVPPTAELIKDEAGFDTGSGKPQEEFVADLTVEQVKQIAEQKLTDLLSYDAKQAAKEVVGTCTSLGVTIEGENPREFKERIDAGEYDDTFVDAEA; this is encoded by the coding sequence ATGGCTGGAACCATCGAAGTGCTCGTTCCGGGTGGACAGGCCAACCCTGGCCCGCCGCTCGGTCCCGAGCTTGGTCCGACACCCGTGGACGTGCAGGCTGTCGTCAGCGAGATCAACGAACAGACGGAGGCCTTCGACGGCACGGAAGTGCCGGTCACCGTCGACTACGACGACGACGGCTCGTTCAGTATCGAAGTCGGCGTCCCGCCGACCGCCGAACTCATCAAGGACGAAGCCGGGTTCGATACCGGTAGCGGCAAACCCCAGGAGGAGTTCGTCGCCGACCTCACCGTCGAACAGGTCAAGCAGATCGCCGAGCAGAAGCTCACCGACCTGCTTTCCTACGACGCCAAACAGGCCGCGAAGGAGGTCGTCGGCACGTGCACGTCCCTCGGCGTGACCATCGAGGGCGAGAACCCCCGCGAGTTCAAGGAACGCATCGACGCGGGCGAGTACGACGACACGTTCGTCGACGCCGAAGCCTGA
- a CDS encoding isocitrate/isopropylmalate family dehydrogenase yields MSEERIAVVPGDGIGQEVVPVAVDVLDAVGDFEFVHADAGDAVKAETGEALPEETFETVANADATVFGAAGDTAADVVLPLREAVDSFANVRPARAHPGANALKPETDLVFVRENTEGVYSGIEDEITEGVSTLTRVVTDRASRDIAEFGFDYAAENGYDDVTVAHKANVMRETDGRFLENVRAVADARDAEFDEALMDALAMHLVQRPENYGVVICPNLAGDVLSDLAAGLVGGLGLLPSANVGHANGLFEPVHGSAPDIAGDGIANPSATVLSAAMLLEHLGYDREAASVRDAVEGVLADGPRTPDLGGGASTEAVATAILDEL; encoded by the coding sequence GTGAGCGAGGAACGCATCGCGGTCGTTCCCGGCGACGGCATCGGCCAGGAGGTCGTGCCGGTCGCCGTGGACGTCCTCGACGCCGTCGGCGACTTCGAGTTCGTGCACGCCGACGCCGGCGACGCGGTGAAGGCGGAGACGGGCGAGGCGCTCCCCGAAGAGACCTTCGAGACGGTGGCGAACGCTGACGCGACCGTCTTCGGCGCCGCCGGCGACACCGCCGCGGACGTCGTCCTCCCGCTGCGGGAGGCCGTGGACTCGTTCGCGAACGTGCGCCCGGCGCGCGCGCACCCGGGCGCGAACGCGCTCAAACCCGAGACGGACCTCGTGTTCGTCCGCGAGAACACCGAAGGCGTCTACAGCGGCATCGAGGACGAGATCACCGAGGGCGTGTCGACGCTGACGCGCGTCGTCACCGACCGCGCCTCGAGGGACATCGCCGAGTTCGGGTTCGACTACGCCGCCGAGAACGGCTACGACGACGTCACCGTCGCGCACAAGGCGAACGTGATGCGCGAGACCGACGGCCGGTTCCTCGAGAACGTGCGCGCCGTCGCCGACGCACGCGACGCCGAGTTCGACGAGGCGCTCATGGACGCGCTCGCGATGCACCTCGTCCAGCGCCCCGAGAACTACGGCGTCGTCATCTGTCCGAACCTCGCCGGCGACGTCCTCTCTGACCTCGCAGCCGGCCTCGTCGGCGGCCTCGGCCTCCTCCCGAGTGCGAACGTCGGCCACGCGAACGGCCTGTTCGAGCCCGTCCACGGCAGCGCGCCGGACATCGCCGGCGACGGCATCGCGAACCCGAGCGCGACCGTGCTCTCGGCCGCGATGCTCCTCGAACACCTCGGATACGACCGGGAAGCAGCGAGCGTTAGGGACGCCGTCGAGGGCGTCCTCGCGGACGGCCCGCGGACGCCCGACCTCGGCGGCGGCGCCAGTACGGAGGCCGTCGCCACGGCGATCCTCGACGAGCTCTAA
- a CDS encoding OsmC family protein: MSKEVHSVSEEGFSTTNEIRDFETTIDATGEDAPDTLESLLAAYSACFVPALRVAAEQRQAGELGHIEIDVTGDLNEDDKLAAVSFDVSVEGDVGDKADAVVSRAEELCKVHDALKTDLYADVSLEGDAF, from the coding sequence ATGTCCAAGGAAGTTCACTCCGTCTCCGAGGAAGGGTTCAGTACCACGAACGAGATCCGCGACTTCGAGACGACGATCGACGCGACGGGCGAGGACGCCCCGGACACACTCGAGAGCCTGCTCGCGGCGTACTCCGCGTGCTTCGTGCCGGCGCTGCGCGTCGCCGCCGAGCAGCGCCAGGCCGGCGAACTCGGCCACATCGAGATCGACGTGACGGGCGACCTGAACGAGGACGACAAGCTCGCCGCCGTCTCCTTCGACGTCTCCGTCGAGGGCGACGTCGGCGACAAGGCCGACGCCGTCGTCTCGCGCGCCGAGGAACTGTGCAAGGTCCACGACGCTCTGAAGACGGACCTCTACGCCGACGTTTCGCTCGAGGGCGACGCGTTCTAG
- a CDS encoding 50S ribosomal protein L10, with protein MSAGAEAERKTENLPEWKREEVADLVETVESYDSVGVVNIAGIPSRQLQAMRADLWPDTELRVSRNTLLVRALEEVNEGVEELTEHIAGQVGLIGTNDNPFALYKTLEASKTPAPINAGEVAPNDVVIPEGDTGVDPGPFVGELQQVGAAARIMEGSIQVTEDSTVLSAGEEVSDDLANVLSELGIEPKEVGLDLRAVFSEGVMFDPEDLDIDVDAYRDDVATAAARARNLSVNAVYPTAQTASTLLAKATGDAKSVGLQAAIESPDLADDLVAKADAQVRALAAQVDDPEALPEDLQDVEAPAADAAAADEPAEDTEDESTTEEDDAEADAEDSDDDDEEDGGAALGDMFGD; from the coding sequence ATGAGCGCCGGCGCCGAAGCGGAGCGGAAGACGGAGAACCTCCCCGAGTGGAAGCGAGAGGAGGTCGCGGACCTCGTCGAGACCGTCGAGTCCTACGACTCGGTCGGTGTCGTCAACATCGCGGGCATCCCCAGCCGACAGCTCCAGGCGATGCGCGCGGACCTCTGGCCGGACACGGAACTCCGCGTCAGCCGGAACACGCTCCTCGTGCGTGCGTTGGAGGAGGTCAACGAGGGCGTCGAGGAACTGACCGAGCACATCGCCGGACAGGTCGGCCTCATCGGGACGAACGACAACCCGTTCGCGCTCTACAAGACGCTGGAAGCGTCGAAGACGCCCGCACCGATCAACGCGGGCGAAGTGGCGCCGAACGACGTCGTCATCCCCGAGGGCGACACCGGCGTCGACCCCGGTCCGTTCGTCGGCGAACTCCAGCAGGTCGGTGCGGCGGCACGCATCATGGAGGGCTCCATCCAGGTCACGGAGGACTCGACGGTCCTCTCGGCCGGGGAGGAGGTCTCCGACGACCTGGCGAACGTCCTGAGCGAACTCGGCATCGAGCCCAAGGAAGTCGGGCTCGACCTGCGTGCCGTGTTCTCCGAGGGCGTCATGTTCGACCCCGAGGACCTGGACATCGACGTCGACGCGTACCGCGACGACGTCGCGACGGCCGCTGCGCGAGCACGGAACCTCTCCGTCAACGCCGTCTACCCGACGGCGCAGACGGCGTCGACCCTACTCGCGAAGGCGACGGGCGACGCGAAGTCCGTGGGCCTGCAGGCCGCGATCGAGAGCCCGGACCTCGCGGACGACCTCGTCGCGAAGGCGGACGCGCAGGTGCGTGCGCTCGCGGCGCAGGTCGACGACCCGGAGGCGCTGCCGGAGGACCTCCAGGACGTCGAGGCGCCCGCGGCCGACGCGGCCGCGGCGGACGAGCCAGCCGAGGATACCGAGGACGAATCGACTACTGAAGAAGACGACGCCGAGGCGGACGCCGAGGACTCCGACGACGACGACGAGGAGGACGGTGGCGCCGCGCTGGGCGACATGTTCGGAGACTAA
- a CDS encoding tripartite tricarboxylate transporter permease, translating to MVGVDVAVGVVVGVSLGSVSGLTPGVHANAFALALAGVAPSVPGSSLAVGVAVLAAGVTHSFVDVVPAVSLGVPDAAMAATALPGHRLVLEGRGREALRVSALGSLGACALALVAAWPVTEAMRTLVPVLNAHLSVVLCVATLALAATERSWPHRAAAVMVAAAAGGFGALALDLDVGGVLGESVLAALFGGLFGAPVLLDALAGDGVPPQGDAALRSSPLALAAAALAGTAGGGAVGYLPGVSSGVAAVLALALAPGNGTDRGYLATVSGVNTANAIFAVFALLAFDTPRTGVLVAYETIDAPLVLPVLLGAVLVAGVTGAVVVVTVGDRYLAVVGDADPTRVVALALVALVLAAYTFAGVVGLCLFATATALGLLPTRLGVKRVHLMAVLTLPIAFGP from the coding sequence ATGGTGGGCGTGGACGTCGCCGTGGGTGTCGTGGTCGGGGTGAGTCTGGGGTCCGTGTCGGGGTTGACGCCGGGCGTGCACGCGAACGCGTTCGCGCTCGCGCTGGCGGGCGTGGCGCCGTCGGTGCCGGGGAGTTCGCTCGCGGTCGGCGTGGCGGTGCTCGCGGCTGGCGTGACGCACTCGTTCGTGGACGTGGTGCCGGCGGTGTCGCTCGGGGTGCCGGACGCGGCGATGGCGGCGACGGCGCTCCCCGGGCATCGGCTCGTTCTCGAGGGCCGCGGCCGCGAGGCGCTGCGGGTGTCGGCGCTCGGGAGCCTGGGCGCGTGCGCGCTCGCGCTCGTCGCGGCCTGGCCCGTGACCGAGGCGATGCGGACGCTCGTCCCAGTGCTGAACGCGCACCTCTCGGTCGTGCTCTGCGTGGCGACGCTCGCGCTCGCGGCGACCGAACGCTCGTGGCCCCACCGCGCGGCCGCCGTGATGGTCGCGGCCGCGGCCGGGGGGTTCGGCGCGCTCGCGCTCGACCTCGACGTCGGTGGCGTCCTCGGCGAGAGCGTCCTCGCCGCACTCTTCGGTGGCCTGTTCGGCGCACCCGTCCTCCTCGACGCGCTCGCCGGCGACGGCGTCCCACCACAGGGCGACGCCGCCCTCCGGAGCTCGCCGCTCGCGCTCGCCGCCGCCGCACTCGCCGGCACCGCAGGCGGCGGCGCCGTCGGCTACCTCCCCGGCGTCTCCAGCGGCGTCGCCGCCGTCCTCGCCCTCGCACTCGCGCCCGGCAACGGCACCGACCGCGGCTACCTCGCCACCGTCTCCGGCGTCAACACCGCCAACGCCATCTTCGCCGTCTTCGCGCTCCTCGCGTTCGACACCCCACGCACCGGCGTCCTCGTCGCCTACGAGACCATCGACGCCCCGCTCGTCCTCCCCGTCCTCCTCGGCGCCGTCCTCGTCGCCGGCGTCACCGGCGCCGTCGTCGTCGTCACCGTCGGCGACCGCTACCTCGCCGTCGTCGGCGACGCCGACCCCACTCGCGTCGTCGCGCTCGCACTCGTCGCACTCGTCCTCGCCGCCTACACCTTCGCCGGCGTCGTCGGCCTCTGTCTCTTCGCCACCGCCACCGCACTCGGCCTCCTCCCCACCCGCCTCGGCGTCAAACGCGTCCACCTCATGGCCGTCCTCACGCTCCCCATCGCGTTCGGACCCTGA
- a CDS encoding DUF5799 family protein, translating into MTEEWTNSVVAERMAVDQEFNDRVRASEFSSQEWSLIMSATEYTIDEPSDPAAASIVVDREATNLEAIMPELENIQEQMNALGGAGGGQSDVGGQKGGLFDGVKSALGIGGGGSSGTDHDARAQTARELAGEYGRELQSHLESKGRWEEICAIAAAGAGGVAESGRGDGDADEDSI; encoded by the coding sequence ATGACCGAGGAGTGGACCAACAGCGTCGTCGCCGAGCGGATGGCGGTCGACCAGGAGTTCAACGACCGCGTTCGCGCGTCGGAGTTCTCCAGCCAGGAGTGGAGTCTCATCATGAGTGCGACCGAGTACACGATCGACGAACCGTCTGATCCGGCGGCGGCGAGCATCGTCGTCGACCGGGAGGCGACGAACCTCGAGGCGATCATGCCCGAACTCGAGAACATTCAGGAGCAGATGAACGCCCTGGGCGGCGCGGGCGGCGGGCAGTCCGACGTCGGCGGCCAGAAGGGAGGCCTCTTCGACGGCGTGAAGAGCGCCCTCGGGATTGGCGGCGGTGGCTCGAGCGGGACGGACCACGATGCGCGCGCCCAGACCGCGCGCGAACTCGCCGGCGAGTACGGGCGCGAACTCCAGTCGCACCTGGAGTCGAAGGGGCGCTGGGAGGAGATCTGCGCGATCGCCGCCGCTGGAGCCGGTGGCGTCGCGGAGAGCGGGCGCGGCGACGGCGACGCTGACGAAGACTCGATCTGA
- the leuC gene encoding 3-isopropylmalate dehydratase large subunit, producing the protein MSEGTLYDEVWERHRVDTLPTGQDQLFVGLHLVHEVTSPQAFGMLEERDMEVAYPELTHATVDHIVPTADQSRPFDDDAAETMMRELEANVAEAGIEFSHPDTGNQGIVHVVGPEQGLTQPGKTIVCGDSHTSTHGAFGALAFGIGTSQIRDVLATGCIAMEKQDVRRIEVTGDLGDGVEAKDVILQIIRKLGTDGGVGYVYEYGGSAVEALGMEGRMSICNMSVEGGARAGYVNPDETTYEFLEGRDRVPDRGDGFEELEAYWKSIASDDDATYDDVVEIDGDALAPMVTWGTTPGQGVGVDEPIPAPEDLPADKQDTARSAQEHMGVEPGDTMDGYPVDVAFLGSCTNARLPDLRRAASVVQGREVDEDVRALVVPGSQRVQRAAEEAGLADVFRDAGFEWRNAGCSMCLGMNEDQLEGDEACASSSNRNFVGRMGSKDGKTVLMNPQMVAAAAIHGEVTDVRDVETTPVEEVTEA; encoded by the coding sequence ATGAGCGAGGGGACGCTGTACGACGAGGTGTGGGAGCGCCACCGCGTCGATACGCTCCCGACCGGGCAGGACCAGCTGTTCGTGGGCCTGCACCTGGTGCACGAGGTGACGAGCCCGCAGGCGTTCGGGATGCTCGAAGAGCGCGACATGGAGGTCGCGTACCCCGAGTTGACGCACGCGACCGTCGACCACATCGTGCCGACGGCGGACCAGTCGCGGCCGTTCGACGACGACGCCGCGGAGACGATGATGCGCGAGCTCGAGGCGAACGTCGCGGAGGCGGGCATCGAGTTCTCGCATCCCGACACCGGGAACCAGGGGATCGTGCACGTCGTCGGCCCGGAGCAGGGCCTCACGCAGCCCGGGAAGACGATCGTCTGCGGGGACTCGCACACGAGCACGCACGGCGCGTTCGGCGCGCTCGCGTTCGGCATCGGCACGAGCCAGATCCGGGACGTGCTCGCGACGGGCTGCATCGCGATGGAGAAGCAGGACGTCCGCCGCATCGAGGTCACGGGCGACCTCGGCGACGGCGTCGAGGCGAAGGACGTCATCCTCCAGATCATCCGGAAGCTCGGGACCGACGGCGGCGTCGGGTACGTCTACGAGTACGGCGGGTCCGCGGTCGAAGCGCTCGGCATGGAAGGCCGGATGAGCATCTGCAACATGAGCGTCGAAGGCGGCGCTCGCGCCGGGTACGTGAACCCCGACGAGACGACCTACGAGTTCCTCGAGGGCCGCGACCGCGTCCCGGACCGCGGCGACGGGTTCGAGGAACTCGAGGCGTACTGGAAGTCCATCGCGAGCGACGACGACGCGACGTACGACGACGTCGTCGAGATAGACGGCGACGCGCTCGCGCCGATGGTGACGTGGGGGACGACGCCCGGCCAGGGCGTCGGCGTCGACGAACCCATCCCCGCGCCCGAGGACCTGCCCGCGGACAAGCAGGACACCGCACGGAGCGCGCAGGAACACATGGGCGTCGAACCCGGCGACACCATGGACGGCTACCCGGTCGACGTCGCGTTCCTGGGGTCGTGCACGAACGCGCGCCTGCCGGACCTCCGCAGAGCCGCGAGCGTCGTCCAGGGTCGCGAAGTCGACGAGGACGTTCGCGCGCTCGTCGTCCCCGGCAGCCAGCGCGTCCAGCGCGCCGCCGAGGAGGCGGGGCTCGCGGACGTCTTCCGCGACGCCGGCTTCGAGTGGCGGAACGCCGGCTGCTCGATGTGCCTCGGCATGAACGAGGACCAACTGGAGGGCGACGAGGCGTGTGCGTCCTCCTCGAACCGGAACTTCGTCGGGCGCATGGGGAGCAAGGACGGCAAGACCGTCCTCATGAACCCACAGATGGTCGCCGCGGCCGCCATCCACGGCGAGGTCACTGACGTCCGCGACGTCGAGACCACGCCGGTCGAGGAGGTGACCGAGGCATGA